In Candidatus Defluviibacterium haderslevense, the following are encoded in one genomic region:
- a CDS encoding T9SS type A sorting domain-containing protein: MKTLIKLSTLLLNCSFLLAQDPILVAPPDIVLSCSFNFDISKLEDYSNIEFGNIVLDQNNRQKIITNDIVCHKLCLENMISGYPGYIKTNQIPPSSPNQACEFYQHLFDTTQPSQKYELLWGISGYALGSSQLTISIQIIDLRKCGVGKINRIFKATDGTKSSTAIQSIWIVNCYPFDINKNNPKDPKDAIKWPDSLVTINGCGADLSPDNPQLGKCTIENNAENNCSLLSIEKFDEISTSEPLVCFKITRKWVVIDWFQYDPFVSQNFGKWEFIQTIYIIDNEPPSIAINVPQCIEVNIGNSAFVDFKLSGKDNCTPEDWIFYEYLIDINNDNMGPINGYDCSVGRLSKRQVQAKDTPNISINPYAINQKDPTNPNGNYPIGKHRIILRVEDGCGNKFTKSQLFAISESQKPILTCLASPVIKSLTNLGKLQIYIDDLVISKSDNCSNKLTLSFDENLYIPFVTFNCSDFEKEGFPTSISRTLDIWVKDEAGNTTSCQTKVEIQDNQRICNSETKSVSGNIYTLSNKPLEQVDYKITSNNKLLNQGNTQCTNQFEYLIKKNDTPYGLNLFKKEAAKFGIDVWDIALITKHILLGSPFTCLESFAADVNNSNSITASDISEINKLILNESTNYTKRKYDEWNFFDDHCSVEIKNAQIDSSLINIIGFRFGDVNGNSFSQCSDTIKPILPKININYSNHSISQSNLYNLAFKSPNFTNMCCLQLDLKFDPTQMKINQIIPNKNIDFRYAIYSDHITMIISQKNPLIPITLSGNDSLFIIELEALVNSNSIDFSASNLFTEGIAYDYLGKPYDILINNRMTQSSNEIKNINFVCYPNPVDRDIILQWNESVDNSIVELINADGRVYFKNKFNSNLTIQDQLFPNNGIYFIKLTKNNKIVTKKIIKI; the protein is encoded by the coding sequence ATGAAGACACTTATAAAACTTTCTACTTTACTTTTAAATTGCTCTTTTCTTCTTGCTCAGGATCCTATATTGGTCGCCCCACCAGATATTGTTTTGAGTTGCTCCTTCAATTTTGATATATCAAAATTAGAAGATTATTCAAATATAGAATTTGGTAACATAGTTCTTGATCAAAATAATCGTCAAAAAATAATAACTAATGATATCGTTTGTCATAAATTATGCCTAGAAAATATGATCTCAGGATATCCAGGATATATAAAAACAAATCAAATTCCACCAAGCAGTCCCAATCAAGCTTGTGAATTTTACCAACATCTATTTGATACTACACAACCCAGTCAAAAATACGAACTACTTTGGGGAATTTCAGGTTATGCTCTTGGAAGTTCTCAACTAACTATAAGTATTCAAATTATTGATTTGAGAAAATGCGGAGTTGGCAAAATAAATAGAATCTTCAAAGCAACAGATGGAACAAAATCTTCAACAGCAATTCAAAGCATTTGGATTGTGAATTGTTATCCATTTGATATTAACAAAAATAATCCAAAAGATCCAAAGGACGCCATAAAATGGCCGGATAGCCTTGTAACCATAAATGGTTGTGGCGCAGATCTTAGTCCTGATAATCCACAATTAGGGAAGTGTACTATTGAAAATAATGCTGAGAACAATTGTTCCCTTCTCTCGATTGAAAAATTTGATGAAATATCAACTTCAGAGCCTCTAGTTTGCTTTAAAATAACAAGAAAATGGGTAGTCATTGATTGGTTCCAATATGATCCATTTGTAAGCCAAAACTTTGGAAAATGGGAGTTTATTCAAACCATTTATATAATTGATAATGAACCTCCATCTATTGCGATAAATGTTCCACAATGTATAGAAGTCAATATAGGTAATTCAGCATTCGTTGATTTCAAATTATCAGGAAAAGACAATTGCACTCCAGAAGATTGGATATTCTATGAATACCTAATTGATATTAATAATGATAATATGGGCCCTATTAATGGCTATGATTGTAGTGTTGGTAGACTAAGCAAGCGTCAAGTTCAAGCAAAAGACACGCCTAACATATCCATAAATCCATATGCCATAAATCAAAAAGACCCAACCAATCCCAATGGAAATTATCCAATTGGAAAGCATAGGATAATATTAAGAGTTGAGGATGGTTGTGGAAATAAATTCACTAAAAGTCAATTATTTGCAATAAGTGAATCTCAAAAACCCATTTTAACCTGTCTCGCTTCGCCTGTAATAAAAAGTCTAACAAATTTAGGTAAATTGCAAATCTACATTGATGATTTAGTCATAAGTAAATCTGACAATTGTTCGAACAAACTCACTTTATCATTTGATGAAAATTTATACATTCCATTTGTTACTTTTAATTGCAGTGACTTTGAAAAGGAAGGATTTCCAACTTCAATTTCTAGAACTCTTGACATTTGGGTAAAAGATGAAGCAGGTAATACAACATCATGCCAGACTAAAGTTGAAATTCAGGATAATCAAAGAATTTGTAATTCAGAAACTAAATCTGTAAGTGGCAATATTTATACCCTGTCAAATAAACCATTGGAGCAAGTTGATTATAAAATAACTTCAAACAACAAATTATTGAACCAAGGCAACACTCAATGTACAAATCAGTTTGAATATTTAATTAAGAAAAATGATACACCCTATGGATTAAATTTGTTCAAAAAAGAAGCGGCAAAATTTGGAATAGATGTATGGGACATTGCACTAATAACAAAGCATATCTTATTAGGTAGTCCATTTACTTGTTTAGAATCATTTGCAGCTGATGTAAATAATTCAAACTCAATTACTGCAAGCGATATCTCAGAAATCAATAAACTTATATTAAATGAGTCGACCAATTATACTAAACGGAAGTATGATGAATGGAATTTTTTTGATGACCATTGTAGTGTTGAAATAAAAAATGCACAAATTGATAGTTCATTAATTAACATAATTGGCTTTAGGTTTGGTGATGTAAATGGTAATTCCTTCAGTCAGTGTTCGGATACCATAAAACCTATTTTACCAAAGATTAATATCAATTATTCAAACCATTCGATTAGTCAGTCAAATTTATATAATCTTGCTTTCAAAAGTCCAAATTTTACAAATATGTGCTGTCTTCAATTAGATTTAAAATTTGATCCAACCCAAATGAAAATTAATCAAATAATTCCAAATAAAAATATTGACTTTCGCTATGCTATTTATTCAGATCACATTACTATGATTATAAGTCAAAAAAATCCATTAATTCCAATTACCCTTTCTGGTAATGATTCGCTTTTTATCATAGAATTAGAAGCCTTGGTAAATTCAAATTCAATCGACTTCTCTGCCTCAAATTTATTTACAGAAGGTATTGCTTATGATTACTTGGGAAAACCGTATGATATATTGATTAATAATCGCATGACCCAATCTTCAAATGAAATTAAAAACATTAATTTTGTTTGTTATCCAAATCCAGTAGATCGCGATATCATTCTTCAGTGGAACGAATCGGTTGATAACTCAATTGTTGAATTAATAAATGCTGATGGAAGAGTCTATTTCAAAAATAAATTTAATTCTAATTTAACAATTCAGGATCAGCTATTTCCCAACAATGGAATTTATTTCATTAAATTAACTAAAAACAATAAAATAGTTACTAAAAAAATTATTAAGATTTAA
- a CDS encoding sigma-70 family RNA polymerase sigma factor: MAKPNSILFDLYVNKVYALCRKYTSDIDIAKDMMQECFLHLYENVDKYDSNQGNMDAWIYRVSTNVILKQLAKVKKIKVNEAKQIVSSSEDLENDIEPIDTKMLFATLDDLPNGYKEVLCLYVLENKSHKEIALKLNISESTSRSQLYRAKIYFKNKFKNSSNEK, from the coding sequence GTGGCCAAACCTAATTCTATACTTTTCGATCTATATGTGAATAAAGTGTATGCTTTATGTAGAAAATATACTTCAGATATAGACATTGCTAAAGACATGATGCAAGAATGCTTTTTACACTTGTATGAAAATGTAGATAAATATGATTCGAACCAGGGGAATATGGACGCTTGGATATATAGAGTATCAACAAATGTAATACTCAAGCAACTTGCAAAAGTAAAAAAAATCAAAGTAAATGAAGCAAAACAAATTGTAAGTAGTTCAGAGGATTTAGAAAATGATATAGAACCAATAGATACAAAAATGCTTTTTGCAACGCTTGATGATTTACCCAATGGATACAAGGAAGTCTTATGTCTATATGTCCTTGAAAACAAATCACATAAAGAAATTGCATTAAAATTAAATATCTCTGAATCTACATCAAGATCTCAATTATATAGAGCCAAAATATATTTTAAAAATAAATTCAAAAATTCTTCAAATGAAAAATAA
- the atpB gene encoding F0F1 ATP synthase subunit A, with amino-acid sequence MSYIYRLVILFFVATGRILAQHEESSTETHQNTITQEDHSGHDHSGHDHSQPNDRSQTPASAPQQTGNDVGLIDAHAADHGHKEFNAKEVAFHHISDLNVYSIGPWNFPLPCILYSSEQGWSIFSSGRFHINDEHHGSGHVAIDRYVLNEGKVMRVTDPTFPMGEVEIGEYSVEERDFNGKKKDFCFVNYQGKTYPLDKASTADGGIFGGGISSFYDFSISKNVFAMLLVIGFLSWLFISMARRYKKNPGTAPTGAQKLFEPIILFIQDEVAKPFLGAKYLPYMPLLLAIFFFILGLNLFGQIPFFGGANVTGNLAVTLVLAIIVFIVVNLKGNRHYWEHILWMPGIPAAVKTIITPIEILGIFIKPVTLMLRLFANITAGHIVIIIFVSLIFIFGKAGENPGAAWGASIGSVLLSLFMMAIELLVAFIQAYVFTLLTASYIGAATEEAHHADHKAEHH; translated from the coding sequence ATGAGTTATATTTATCGATTAGTAATACTTTTTTTTGTAGCCACAGGTAGAATTTTGGCTCAGCATGAGGAATCTAGCACAGAAACTCATCAAAATACTATTACCCAAGAAGATCATAGTGGTCATGATCATAGTGGTCACGACCATAGTCAACCAAATGATCGCAGTCAAACTCCAGCATCGGCGCCCCAACAAACCGGAAATGATGTTGGTCTAATAGACGCCCATGCTGCAGACCATGGTCATAAAGAGTTTAATGCCAAAGAAGTCGCTTTTCATCATATATCAGATTTGAATGTATATAGCATTGGTCCATGGAACTTTCCGTTACCATGTATTTTATACAGCAGTGAACAAGGATGGTCTATATTTTCTTCTGGCCGTTTTCATATTAATGATGAACATCATGGATCAGGGCATGTAGCAATAGATAGATATGTTCTGAATGAAGGTAAAGTTATGAGAGTAACAGACCCTACATTTCCTATGGGTGAGGTTGAAATTGGAGAATATTCAGTTGAAGAAAGGGATTTTAATGGAAAAAAGAAAGATTTTTGCTTTGTAAATTATCAGGGAAAAACCTATCCATTAGATAAAGCGAGTACAGCTGATGGTGGAATTTTTGGAGGAGGCATTAGTTCTTTTTATGACTTTTCAATTAGTAAAAATGTATTTGCTATGCTTTTAGTCATTGGATTCCTATCCTGGTTATTTATTTCTATGGCAAGGCGCTATAAAAAGAATCCCGGAACAGCTCCAACTGGTGCTCAAAAATTATTCGAACCCATCATTCTTTTTATCCAGGATGAAGTAGCTAAACCATTTCTTGGCGCTAAGTATTTGCCTTATATGCCCTTGCTATTGGCTATTTTCTTTTTTATTCTAGGATTGAATTTGTTTGGGCAAATACCATTTTTTGGAGGTGCCAATGTGACAGGAAACCTGGCCGTAACCTTAGTTTTGGCTATAATCGTATTTATTGTTGTAAATCTTAAAGGTAACAGACATTATTGGGAACATATATTATGGATGCCAGGAATTCCAGCCGCGGTAAAAACTATAATAACTCCTATTGAAATTTTAGGTATTTTTATCAAACCAGTAACATTGATGTTGCGGCTTTTTGCCAACATCACAGCTGGTCACATCGTGATTATTATATTTGTAAGTTTAATATTTATTTTTGGAAAAGCAGGAGAAAATCCTGGAGCAGCTTGGGGTGCTTCTATAGGATCTGTCTTGCTGAGTTTGTTTATGATGGCCATTGAATTGCTTGTTGCATTTATTCAGGCTTATGTATTTACTTTGTTAACAGCATCTTATATAGGTGCTGCAACTGAGGAAGCACATCATGCAGACCATAAAGCAGAACATCATTAA
- the atpE gene encoding ATP synthase F0 subunit C produces the protein MTGSIVAIGMGLAAIGAGIGVGTIGGKALEAIARQPEAIGDIRSNMILTAALVEGAALIAILLAYLVA, from the coding sequence ATGACAGGTTCAATTGTAGCTATCGGTATGGGTCTTGCGGCAATCGGCGCAGGAATCGGAGTGGGTACTATCGGAGGTAAAGCATTGGAAGCTATTGCTCGCCAACCAGAAGCCATTGGTGATATTCGTTCTAATATGATCTTAACTGCTGCCCTTGTAGAAGGTGCTGCATTGATTGCGATCTTATTGGCTTACCTAGTAGCTTAA
- the atpF gene encoding F0F1 ATP synthase subunit B, which produces MDFLFIAPWLDFSPIKPTFGLLFWSTIIFLIFWLIIGKFAFKPIVKALNDRADDIQKSLDSAKNAKLEMSQLKAENETILAEAREEKMRIIKEAKDAANLLIAEGRDKAKEEAQRIVVNAKNDIEIAKKSALVDVKNQVGAMAIEIAEKVIRKNLASDQTQQEYVNRLMDEIKMN; this is translated from the coding sequence ATGGATTTTTTATTTATAGCTCCTTGGCTCGATTTTAGTCCCATCAAACCAACGTTTGGTTTGTTGTTTTGGTCAACGATCATTTTTTTAATTTTCTGGTTAATCATTGGAAAATTTGCTTTTAAACCTATAGTTAAAGCACTTAATGATAGAGCAGATGATATTCAAAAATCATTGGATAGTGCTAAGAATGCAAAATTAGAAATGTCTCAACTTAAAGCTGAGAATGAGACTATCCTAGCAGAAGCGCGCGAAGAGAAAATGCGTATTATAAAAGAAGCTAAGGATGCAGCTAATTTACTAATAGCTGAAGGTCGTGATAAAGCTAAAGAAGAGGCACAGCGTATCGTTGTAAATGCAAAAAATGATATAGAAATCGCTAAAAAATCAGCACTTGTAGATGTTAAAAATCAAGTTGGGGCAATGGCAATTGAAATCGCTGAAAAAGTAATTCGTAAGAATTTAGCCTCAGATCAAACTCAACAAGAGTATGTCAACCGATTGATGGATGAAATAAAAATGAATTAA
- the atpH gene encoding ATP synthase F1 subunit delta: MSSHKISGRYAKSILDLAQDNNQLEAVYQDMLTFANVSENRDFALMLKSPVIKADTKIQIVRSLLSGKINALTQSFVELLINKGRESILAEICVAFIEQYKVKNKVRTAILTTATQMDQTQLSAIQDQFKSWLSAGETMEVTQKIKPELVGGFIFEMGDQQYDSSAKRQVDLMKKNLYDKSYINLVVKS, translated from the coding sequence ATGTCAAGCCACAAAATATCAGGTAGATACGCAAAATCAATTTTGGACCTAGCTCAGGATAATAACCAGCTTGAAGCGGTTTATCAAGACATGTTGACCTTTGCTAATGTAAGTGAGAACAGGGATTTTGCCTTGATGTTAAAAAGTCCTGTTATTAAGGCAGATACCAAAATTCAAATAGTTAGGTCTTTATTAAGCGGTAAAATAAATGCTTTAACCCAATCCTTTGTAGAACTCTTAATCAACAAAGGCAGAGAGTCCATCTTAGCTGAAATATGTGTCGCTTTTATTGAACAGTATAAAGTAAAAAATAAGGTTAGAACTGCTATTTTAACTACTGCTACTCAAATGGATCAAACGCAATTATCAGCTATTCAGGATCAATTTAAATCGTGGCTGAGTGCGGGGGAAACTATGGAAGTAACGCAAAAGATAAAGCCTGAATTAGTGGGTGGGTTTATATTTGAAATGGGGGATCAACAATACGATTCCAGCGCCAAACGCCAGGTTGACTTAATGAAAAAGAATCTATACGATAAATCATATATTAATTTAGTTGTTAAATCTTAA
- a CDS encoding F0F1 ATP synthase subunit alpha, which produces MVNIRPEEISAILKQQISGVNTAAELEEVGTVLQVGDGIARVYGLTNAQSGELVEFETGVQAIVLNLEEDNVGVVLMGPWNGIREGSKVKRTRKIASIEVGEGFAGRVVNTLGQPIDGKGPITGVTYEMPLERKAPGVIFRQPVTEPLQTGIKAIDSMIPIGRGQRELIIGDRQTGKTAIAIDTIINQREFYDRGEPVYCIYVASGQKSSTVAKVARTLEEYGAMPYTTIVSASAADPAPLQFFAPFAGACIGEYFRDTGRPALVIYDDLSKQAVAYREVSLLLRRPPGREAYPGDVFYLHSRLLERAAKVINNDEIARNMNDLPESLKKAGIVKGGGSLTALPIIETQAGDVSAYIPTNVISITDGQIFLESNLFNSGIRPAINVGISVSRVGGNAQIKSMKKVSGTLKLDQAQYRELEAFSKFGSDLDATTKAVLDKGKRNVEVLKQPQYSPVTVEKQVAIIYLGTNNLLKDIPVEKVKDFESVFFTSLTQLHPSVLENLRNGKLDEADLKVLRDLAADLSSKSSK; this is translated from the coding sequence ATGGTAAATATAAGACCAGAGGAAATATCAGCAATACTTAAACAACAAATCTCAGGTGTTAACACAGCTGCTGAATTGGAAGAAGTAGGAACAGTACTCCAGGTAGGGGATGGTATCGCAAGGGTATATGGTTTGACCAATGCTCAATCGGGAGAATTGGTAGAATTTGAGACTGGCGTACAAGCCATTGTACTTAACTTAGAAGAAGATAATGTCGGAGTCGTTTTGATGGGTCCATGGAATGGAATTCGTGAAGGATCTAAAGTAAAAAGAACAAGAAAAATCGCTTCCATAGAAGTAGGTGAAGGATTCGCAGGTCGGGTCGTTAATACCTTGGGACAACCCATAGATGGTAAAGGTCCAATTACAGGAGTTACCTATGAAATGCCGCTTGAACGTAAAGCTCCAGGTGTAATATTTCGTCAGCCAGTTACAGAACCGCTTCAAACTGGAATCAAAGCTATAGATTCTATGATTCCTATCGGTCGTGGACAACGAGAATTGATTATCGGTGACCGTCAGACGGGTAAAACTGCGATTGCTATAGATACGATTATTAATCAAAGAGAATTTTATGATCGCGGAGAACCTGTTTATTGCATATATGTTGCTTCAGGTCAGAAGTCATCTACAGTTGCTAAAGTAGCTCGTACATTGGAAGAATATGGTGCCATGCCCTATACTACTATAGTTTCTGCCTCAGCTGCAGATCCAGCTCCATTGCAGTTTTTTGCTCCTTTTGCAGGTGCTTGTATTGGAGAATATTTTAGAGATACAGGTCGTCCGGCACTTGTAATTTATGATGATTTGAGTAAACAAGCTGTGGCTTATCGAGAGGTGTCATTATTGTTAAGACGACCACCAGGACGTGAGGCATATCCTGGAGATGTGTTTTATCTTCACTCAAGACTTCTTGAACGTGCAGCAAAAGTGATCAACAATGATGAAATAGCACGTAATATGAACGATCTTCCTGAATCTTTGAAAAAAGCAGGAATCGTTAAGGGTGGTGGTTCATTAACCGCGCTTCCCATCATTGAAACTCAAGCAGGAGACGTTTCAGCTTATATTCCAACTAACGTAATTTCAATTACAGACGGACAGATTTTCTTGGAATCCAACTTATTCAACTCTGGTATTAGACCAGCGATTAACGTGGGTATTTCAGTATCCCGTGTCGGTGGAAATGCTCAGATTAAATCCATGAAAAAAGTATCTGGTACCTTAAAATTAGATCAAGCACAGTATCGTGAATTAGAGGCATTCTCCAAGTTTGGTTCTGACCTAGATGCTACTACAAAAGCTGTATTGGATAAAGGGAAAAGAAATGTTGAAGTCCTTAAACAACCACAATACAGTCCGGTAACAGTTGAAAAACAAGTTGCTATTATCTACTTGGGTACAAATAACTTGCTTAAAGATATTCCGGTTGAAAAAGTAAAAGATTTTGAATCCGTGTTTTTTACAAGTTTAACTCAACTTCACCCATCTGTCTTAGAAAATCTAAGAAATGGTAAATTGGACGAAGCAGATTTAAAAGTATTAAGAGACCTTGCAGCTGATTTAAGTTCGAAGTCAAGTAAATAA
- the atpG gene encoding ATP synthase F1 subunit gamma gives MAANLKEVRNRIKSTISTQQITKAMKMVSAAKLRRAQQSIVQMRPYANKLNAMMSNIMSFSDGQGAGNFGKATEKKKPLMVVITSDRGLCGGFNSNIIKLAHKTITDHYFEQAKNGTLGFLCIGKKGFEYFRRRFPNCAMNSTYVNLFSEMNYEKVSDIAIFIMNEFSIGNTDQIEVFYNRFKNAATQFPQGEQFLPVQKAEIPATSGASSKPDFIFEPTQADLLKELIPSILKSQLYKCVLDNLASEHGSRMTAMDKATENAEEILSELKINYNKARQEAITKELSEIVGGAAALGG, from the coding sequence GTGGCAGCTAATTTAAAAGAAGTACGTAATCGGATCAAGTCAACGATCTCAACCCAGCAGATCACTAAGGCTATGAAAATGGTCTCTGCTGCTAAATTGCGCCGAGCTCAACAAAGTATTGTTCAGATGCGACCTTATGCAAATAAGCTTAATGCAATGATGAGCAATATTATGTCGTTTTCTGATGGCCAGGGAGCTGGAAACTTTGGAAAAGCAACCGAAAAAAAGAAACCTCTAATGGTTGTCATTACATCGGATAGGGGTTTGTGCGGCGGTTTCAATTCTAATATTATTAAGTTAGCTCATAAGACCATTACAGACCATTATTTTGAACAAGCAAAAAATGGAACATTAGGATTTTTATGTATTGGTAAAAAAGGGTTTGAATATTTTAGAAGACGTTTTCCTAATTGTGCAATGAATAGTACCTATGTTAATTTATTCAGCGAGATGAATTACGAGAAGGTATCTGATATTGCTATTTTTATCATGAACGAATTTTCGATAGGAAATACAGATCAAATAGAAGTTTTTTACAATAGATTTAAAAATGCTGCCACTCAATTTCCACAAGGTGAGCAGTTTTTACCTGTACAAAAAGCTGAGATTCCAGCAACATCTGGTGCTTCTTCCAAGCCGGATTTTATTTTTGAACCAACTCAAGCTGATTTATTGAAAGAGTTGATTCCATCCATTCTAAAGTCGCAACTTTATAAATGTGTTTTAGATAATTTAGCTTCAGAACATGGTTCCCGTATGACAGCAATGGATAAAGCCACTGAAAATGCTGAAGAAATTCTTTCTGAGTTAAAGATCAACTACAATAAAGCACGTCAGGAAGCCATTACCAAAGAACTTTCTGAAATCGTTGGTGGTGCTGCGGCATTGGGAGGTTAA